A genomic segment from Corylus avellana chromosome ca5, CavTom2PMs-1.0 encodes:
- the LOC132182765 gene encoding STS14 protein-like has product MAYAFLLLIMALAMPHISAQGTTPSASPTPNLPAPLSAAAREFLDGHNQARAAVGVGPLKWSEGLANGTSRLVRYQRDKMGCKFANVTNSKYGGNQLWASGAVTPRTAVDAWVKEKEYYNHTDNSCLPNHTCGVYTQVVWRKSLELGCAQAICVKESASLTICFYDPPGNTVGESPY; this is encoded by the coding sequence ATGGCCTACGCCTTCCTTCTACTCATCATGGCTCTAGCCATGCCTCACATCTCAGCGCAAGGGACAACGCCTTCAGCTAGCCCCACCCCCAACCTTCCGGCGCCATTGTCAGCCGCAGCCCGGGAGTTCCTCGACGGACACAACCAAGCAAGGGCAGCCGTTGGGGTTGGCCCACTCAAATGGAGCGAGGGGCTAGCCAATGGCACGAGCCGACTAGTACGGTACCAAAGAGACAAAATGGGCTGCAAGTTTGCGAACGTGACCAATAGCAAGTACGGTGGAAACCAGCTGTGGGCAAGCGGCGCCGTGACGCCACGCACGGCAGTCGATGCATGGGTGAAAGAGAAAGAGTACTACAACCACACCGACAACTCGTGCCTGCCGAACCACACGTGCGGGGTGTATACTCAGGTCGTGTGGAGGAAGTCTCTGGAGTTGGGGTGTGCTCAAGCAATATGTGTGAAGGAGAGCGCCAGTCTAACCATATGTTTCTATGATCCTCCTGGGAATACTGTTGGGGAGAGTCCGTACTAG